One Peterkaempfera bronchialis DNA window includes the following coding sequences:
- a CDS encoding DedA family protein: MSHPLWTGLATAGLTAGVTVTDSSSTPQAVGYPTLFVLVVVGSVLPVLPTGALVSAASVVAWHSHWPAVDLPLVLGVASLAAWVGDALLYWLAVHAGGRWAGQLRGHMDTPRMRAAQDRLAAHDRAVLVLSRLIPAGRIPVMAACLVSGWPVRRFLRADVFAAVAWALCYQAIGVVGGVLFREPWEGVLAAVGLVLLLAAVPALRRRSAGGEPPLAPEERVAR, from the coding sequence GTGAGCCATCCCCTGTGGACCGGCCTCGCCACGGCCGGCCTGACCGCCGGTGTGACCGTGACCGACTCCTCGTCCACCCCGCAGGCCGTCGGCTACCCGACGCTCTTCGTGCTGGTCGTCGTGGGTTCGGTGCTACCGGTGCTGCCCACCGGGGCGCTGGTGAGCGCGGCCTCGGTGGTCGCCTGGCACTCCCACTGGCCGGCCGTGGACCTGCCCTTGGTGCTCGGTGTCGCGTCGCTCGCCGCCTGGGTGGGCGATGCGCTGCTGTACTGGCTGGCCGTACACGCCGGGGGCCGCTGGGCCGGGCAGCTGCGCGGCCATATGGACACCCCCAGGATGCGCGCCGCCCAGGACCGCCTGGCCGCGCACGACCGGGCGGTGCTGGTGCTCTCCCGGCTGATCCCGGCGGGGCGGATCCCGGTGATGGCGGCCTGCCTGGTCTCCGGCTGGCCGGTCCGCCGCTTTCTGCGGGCGGATGTGTTCGCCGCGGTGGCCTGGGCGCTCTGCTACCAGGCGATCGGCGTGGTGGGCGGCGTGCTGTTCCGGGAGCCCTGGGAGGGGGTGCTGGCGGCGGTGGGGCTGGTCCTGCTGCTGGCCGCCGTTCCCGCCCTGCGCCGCCGCTCGGCGGGCGGGGAGCCGCCGCTGGCCCCCGAGGAACGCGTCGCCCGCTGA